From Alphaproteobacteria bacterium, a single genomic window includes:
- a CDS encoding patatin-like phospholipase family protein → MAAALRRRRDSGASGPPFDDGLRIALVAEGGAMRGVIAGGMVSAIEAAGLGHCFDLMIGTSAGACALAYLRAGQARFGTRIFYEDINNRAFIDPLRALRGRPVVDIDFLVDRVFAAVKPLDRQRLAEPGPELVATATDVRAAETVYLTGFGAPGRALEILRATTQMPLLAAGPVALDGRRLLDGGVLNHLPLMEALARGATHALVILTRSPDAPALRRPPWAERRLLPRRLHRLYGPQLAERARAEAEHYRALYRALPPLRAICLNGAHVLAVGPAASEPAVGRTEKSALRLRAAAAHAEARMRQALEAP, encoded by the coding sequence GTGGCTGCTGCGCTGCGGCGGCGGCGCGACAGCGGTGCGTCCGGCCCGCCCTTCGACGACGGCCTGCGCATCGCCCTGGTCGCCGAGGGCGGCGCCATGCGCGGCGTCATCGCTGGCGGCATGGTCTCCGCCATCGAGGCGGCCGGGCTCGGCCACTGTTTCGACCTGATGATCGGCACCTCCGCCGGCGCCTGCGCGCTCGCCTATCTGCGCGCCGGGCAGGCGCGCTTCGGCACCCGCATTTTCTATGAGGACATCAACAACCGCGCCTTCATCGACCCGTTGCGGGCGCTGCGGGGCCGGCCCGTGGTCGACATCGACTTTCTCGTCGACCGGGTCTTTGCCGCGGTGAAGCCGCTCGACCGGCAGCGCCTCGCCGAGCCCGGGCCGGAACTGGTCGCCACCGCCACCGATGTCCGCGCCGCCGAAACCGTCTATCTGACCGGCTTCGGCGCGCCCGGCCGCGCGCTCGAAATCCTGCGCGCCACCACGCAAATGCCGCTGCTGGCCGCGGGGCCGGTGGCGCTGGACGGCCGCCGCCTGCTGGACGGCGGCGTCCTGAACCACCTGCCCCTGATGGAGGCCCTGGCCCGCGGCGCCACCCACGCCCTCGTCATCCTGACCCGCAGCCCGGACGCACCGGCCCTGCGCCGCCCGCCCTGGGCCGAGCGGCGATTGTTGCCGCGCCGGCTGCACCGCCTCTATGGCCCGCAACTGGCCGAACGCGCGCGGGCCGAGGCCGAGCACTACCGCGCCCTCTACCGCGCGCTGCCACCGTTGCGGGCGATCTGCCTGAACGGGGCTCACGTCCTGGCGGTCGGCCCGGCGGCATCGGAGCCGGCCGTGGGACGGACCGAAAAGTCCGCCCTCCGCCTGCGCGCCGCCGCCGCCCATGCCGAGGCGCGCATGCGCCAGGCGCTGGAGGCGCCATAG